In a single window of the Acinetobacter sp. CS-2 genome:
- the rpsP gene encoding 30S ribosomal protein S16, protein MVVIRLARGGAKKRPFYQIIVTDSRNARDGRFIERIGFFNPTAQGKAEKLRLDADRFAHWVAQGAQPSERVASLAAQAKKAAVAA, encoded by the coding sequence ATGGTTGTTATTCGTCTTGCACGCGGTGGTGCTAAAAAACGTCCGTTCTATCAAATCATTGTGACTGATAGCCGTAATGCACGTGACGGTCGTTTCATCGAACGTATCGGTTTCTTCAACCCTACAGCTCAAGGTAAAGCAGAAAAACTTCGTTTAGATGCTGACCGTTTTGCTCACTGGGTAGCACAAGGTGCTCAACCTTCTGAACGTGTTGCTTCTTTAGCTGCTCAAGCTAAGAAAGCTGCAGTTGCTGCATAA
- a CDS encoding type IV pilin protein, whose protein sequence is MNKNKGFTLIELMIVVAIIAVLAAIAYPSYTQYKIRTNRADVQSEMMNIAQRLQSYYVINHNYTSASLDNGTTSKDYPISNPVYRINLVPNGQSYTLTATPISTSSQAGDGIICLNNQGQKFWAKGATACVISATSTWDGH, encoded by the coding sequence ATGAATAAAAATAAAGGATTTACCCTAATCGAGTTAATGATTGTCGTAGCAATAATTGCTGTTTTGGCAGCGATTGCTTACCCATCTTATACTCAATATAAAATTCGTACTAACCGTGCTGATGTACAAAGTGAAATGATGAATATTGCACAGCGCTTACAAAGTTATTACGTGATCAATCATAATTATACGAGCGCAAGCTTAGATAATGGAACGACCAGCAAGGACTATCCAATATCTAATCCTGTGTATAGAATTAACCTTGTTCCGAATGGTCAAAGCTATACATTAACTGCAACCCCCATATCCACTTCATCACAAGCAGGAGATGGTATTATTTGTTTAAATAATCAAGGACAAAAATTCTGGGCCAAAGGTGCAACAGCTTGTGTAATTTCAGCAACTTCTACTTGGGATGGTCACTAA
- a CDS encoding pilus assembly protein, which translates to MKKINQRNMLSASVSMMMTLAICHSVSVQASDIEIYKTGFTPNPVVMFALDNSGSMSVNGRRSAFDLKDSMQAVLLGEGSIQPARNIKAGLSTFESPPWYPIKNGSIELYKTTVHPATAEVDSDTTIRVPRRDAGYIASPAQMLDDRIVYPFTRKDLFPSNGDVIFKEGNNQPVKTNGEVTIDADNKKVYIRFQVDVPRGATINSAYLELRNSTDYGSNKLKVRVAKHNDLYAANPQITSLQTFAPGATSKAVVSSVSNDYLTKIFTNATTQRAIDIYKNSYKNDNIGNPMYVYSMSVKSEMENLIRDNTNWCGMGDIIFELSRDNSKNYKFYADREDRMNPHLYIDWTLSDNTIRNNNCMFTDTKRSMAQRITNLGDVGAVGTMLARQSMNLQVQRLLTDTATPSNALYAETVAYMLGNSTKPLTNSSPANTSIDAALSGLTTGFNSTIKYISPIKSVSDYLANSTNINNAAAYLKEQQCGQHGIYFLTDGEAEFNVRGATNTNDNLFASSMGWSSISCNSFDTCAQTMARGLLKASGYTANNRSLKIKTSTVGFNYSGSSLSSWAAAGGGQYTAVNSSGSGGAKQGIVNSISAFLDDIFNTDIPEQVVTGSPTLPQDSLNPLRVQPYGYYAAFTPRPQDSSQLWAGNLNKYHVVSGELYNIAKNTRLINTDGSLNTNAHGIWTNGMRGQLPLGLSTNAKSETVANRTIYTNRQITGTAAPFGVSELNSLKKVNVESLFGTGTTALFANDPDKNYWLNLLGYNVGATETDITLESLATNPELRQVGAVMHSTPILLTQSGEITVSSTGVLDTTNRDDYLLFGSTQGLLHVVDAATGVEKFAFAPHEMMQNQKAAFLSETSSTQGSSNLFYGIDAPWTAYTQYVSKADGTLTVKSSDRTSDGSTNTDLALKGLQWVYGGLRMGGRSYYALDLSDLDKPSLKFHINPDAAVTATGAADTNNALSYMGQSWSKPTIAYVKFGGVKKLVMFVGGGYDSGYESTNYNQSTTTGSGAGVYMFDANTGNLLWWSSANATAAKGAEAYTDASASAINMKYSVVSQINAIDRDNDGLIDNLYFGDLGGQAFRVDINNAATGIDVSAKKGNFVKRVVRLYNAHVSGGLSPRFYEMPSFSVHEGVDGIFGAVALSSGNRSSPLASETNSANDAVYVIYDNDVARNDLYSDITLRTPTSADAGDALDTMILASGVAQKTEATYNRGWKYQYATTPGRYKGMNEIFAVDGILYVNVYDRDGTGIGSTCTGGVNGDSYVYQFCLPTGKCTDNFYATGQTAPNRVKIGGGILGTGLGQGSGNSDLQRLTVNRPTTQDCTTTANKNKPECQQFNTTVKLRQLRWYESR; encoded by the coding sequence ATGAAAAAAATAAATCAAAGAAATATGCTTTCAGCATCGGTATCAATGATGATGACCTTGGCTATTTGTCATAGTGTATCTGTACAAGCCAGTGATATTGAAATTTATAAAACAGGTTTTACTCCAAATCCAGTAGTAATGTTTGCACTAGATAACTCAGGGTCAATGTCTGTAAATGGTCGTCGTAGTGCTTTTGATTTAAAAGATTCTATGCAGGCAGTATTGTTAGGTGAGGGGAGTATTCAGCCCGCACGGAATATCAAGGCAGGATTATCTACTTTTGAAAGTCCACCATGGTATCCAATAAAAAATGGTTCTATAGAACTCTATAAGACTACAGTTCATCCTGCGACTGCTGAAGTAGACTCAGATACAACAATTCGGGTACCTCGTCGTGATGCAGGTTATATTGCTAGTCCAGCACAAATGCTTGATGACCGAATTGTTTATCCTTTTACTCGTAAGGACTTATTTCCATCTAATGGTGATGTTATTTTTAAAGAGGGTAACAATCAACCTGTAAAAACAAATGGTGAAGTTACGATTGATGCGGATAATAAAAAAGTCTACATTCGCTTTCAAGTAGATGTACCTCGAGGTGCGACAATTAATTCTGCTTATTTAGAGCTACGAAATTCTACTGATTATGGTTCAAATAAATTAAAGGTTCGTGTTGCAAAACATAATGATTTGTATGCAGCGAATCCACAGATTACTTCTTTGCAGACTTTTGCCCCTGGGGCAACCAGTAAAGCTGTAGTAAGTAGTGTGAGTAACGATTATTTAACTAAAATTTTTACAAATGCTACTACACAAAGAGCAATTGATATATATAAGAATTCATATAAGAATGACAATATTGGTAATCCTATGTATGTTTATTCCATGAGTGTTAAAAGCGAGATGGAAAACTTAATTAGGGATAATACGAATTGGTGTGGCATGGGCGATATCATTTTTGAATTGTCTCGGGACAATAGTAAAAATTATAAATTTTATGCTGATCGAGAAGATCGAATGAATCCGCATTTATATATTGACTGGACATTGAGTGATAACACAATACGTAATAATAACTGTATGTTCACCGATACCAAGCGTTCAATGGCACAAAGAATAACAAATTTAGGAGATGTTGGCGCAGTTGGTACAATGCTAGCTCGGCAATCTATGAATTTACAGGTGCAAAGGCTTCTAACAGATACAGCTACTCCATCTAACGCACTTTATGCTGAAACTGTGGCTTATATGCTGGGCAATAGTACCAAGCCATTAACCAATTCAAGTCCGGCGAACACCTCTATTGATGCTGCTCTTAGTGGGTTAACTACAGGTTTTAATAGTACTATTAAATATATTAGTCCAATTAAAAGTGTAAGTGATTATTTAGCAAATTCTACGAATATAAACAATGCTGCTGCCTACCTAAAAGAACAGCAATGTGGTCAGCATGGAATTTATTTTTTAACAGATGGTGAGGCGGAATTTAATGTAAGAGGTGCTACTAATACCAATGATAACTTATTTGCTTCGTCCATGGGGTGGAGTTCAATTTCTTGTAATAGTTTTGATACGTGTGCACAAACGATGGCGAGAGGGCTGTTAAAAGCCTCAGGATATACAGCGAATAATAGAAGTCTTAAAATTAAAACCTCTACTGTTGGATTTAACTATTCGGGGTCTTCATTATCAAGTTGGGCAGCGGCAGGTGGTGGTCAATATACAGCAGTAAATTCGAGTGGTTCAGGTGGTGCAAAACAAGGTATTGTGAATAGTATTAGTGCTTTTCTAGATGATATTTTTAATACTGATATTCCAGAACAGGTTGTGACAGGATCACCAACTTTACCACAAGACTCATTAAATCCGTTACGTGTTCAGCCTTATGGTTATTATGCTGCATTTACCCCTAGACCACAGGATTCTAGTCAGCTTTGGGCAGGTAATCTGAATAAATACCATGTCGTGAGTGGAGAACTCTACAATATTGCCAAAAACACCCGTTTAATTAACACTGATGGCTCACTGAATACAAATGCTCATGGTATTTGGACTAATGGTATGCGAGGGCAATTACCTTTAGGTTTGAGTACTAATGCAAAAAGTGAAACAGTTGCAAACCGTACTATTTATACCAATCGACAAATTACAGGCACCGCTGCCCCATTTGGGGTTAGTGAGCTTAATTCACTAAAAAAAGTGAATGTGGAAAGTTTATTTGGCACGGGTACAACAGCTCTATTTGCCAATGACCCAGACAAAAATTATTGGCTCAATTTACTGGGTTACAATGTAGGTGCAACTGAAACAGATATTACTTTAGAAAGTCTTGCTACGAATCCTGAACTTCGTCAGGTTGGTGCCGTGATGCATTCGACTCCAATTTTATTGACACAGAGTGGTGAAATTACTGTTAGCTCAACAGGAGTATTAGATACAACAAACCGTGATGACTATTTACTCTTTGGTAGTACTCAGGGTTTACTGCATGTAGTTGATGCTGCCACAGGAGTAGAGAAATTTGCTTTTGCACCCCATGAAATGATGCAAAATCAGAAAGCAGCATTCTTGTCTGAGACCAGTAGTACACAAGGCTCATCAAATTTGTTTTATGGTATAGATGCACCATGGACAGCATATACCCAATATGTGTCAAAAGCAGATGGGACATTAACTGTTAAGAGTTCTGATCGTACCAGTGATGGTAGTACTAATACTGATCTTGCTCTCAAAGGTTTGCAATGGGTATATGGTGGTCTGCGTATGGGGGGGCGTAGCTACTACGCATTAGATTTATCAGATCTAGATAAACCAAGTTTAAAATTTCATATTAATCCCGATGCAGCAGTGACTGCTACTGGAGCAGCAGATACTAATAATGCACTAAGCTATATGGGGCAAAGTTGGTCTAAACCAACGATTGCTTATGTTAAATTTGGTGGTGTTAAAAAACTAGTCATGTTTGTGGGTGGCGGATATGATTCAGGTTATGAAAGCACAAATTATAATCAAAGTACCACGACAGGTAGCGGGGCGGGTGTCTATATGTTTGATGCCAATACCGGTAATTTGCTTTGGTGGAGCAGTGCCAATGCTACGGCAGCTAAAGGTGCTGAAGCATATACTGATGCCAGCGCATCTGCGATTAACATGAAATATAGTGTGGTCAGTCAGATTAATGCGATTGATCGTGATAATGATGGACTTATTGATAACTTATATTTTGGTGATTTAGGTGGCCAGGCCTTTCGGGTCGATATAAATAATGCTGCCACGGGTATTGATGTGAGCGCTAAAAAAGGCAATTTTGTTAAACGAGTTGTGCGTTTATATAACGCTCATGTCAGTGGAGGTTTAAGTCCACGCTTCTACGAGATGCCAAGTTTCTCTGTGCATGAGGGCGTAGATGGTATATTTGGTGCGGTTGCTTTAAGTTCAGGCAATCGTAGTTCACCATTGGCAAGTGAAACTAATAGTGCTAACGATGCAGTGTATGTGATTTATGATAATGATGTCGCGCGTAACGATTTATATAGTGATATAACATTGAGAACCCCCACCTCGGCAGATGCAGGTGATGCTTTAGATACAATGATACTTGCAAGTGGTGTAGCACAAAAAACAGAAGCGACTTACAACCGTGGCTGGAAATACCAATATGCAACAACACCCGGTCGTTATAAAGGAATGAATGAAATTTTTGCAGTAGATGGCATACTTTATGTCAACGTGTACGATCGAGATGGCACAGGCATTGGTAGTACATGTACTGGCGGTGTGAATGGTGACTCCTATGTGTATCAGTTCTGTTTACCTACTGGAAAATGCACTGATAACTTCTATGCAACCGGACAAACTGCACCTAATCGAGTGAAAATCGGCGGTGGAATTTTAGGAACAGGTTTGGGGCAAGGTAGTGGTAACAGTGATCTGCAACGTCTAACAGTCAATCGACCTACGACACAGGATTGTACAACTACGGCAAATAAAAATAAGCCAGAATGTCAACAATTTAACACAACTGTAAAACTTAGACAGTTGCGTTGGTATGAAAGTCGATAG
- the rimM gene encoding ribosome maturation factor RimM (Essential for efficient processing of 16S rRNA) yields MTPTQNVPEDRIQIGQLRSAYGLNGWLWVYSNTEPMSNIFDYLPWYIETKAGWQIVDVKRWKPHGKGLVVSLKGVSDRTGADELVGSNVWISKSQLPQAGMDEYYWTDLKGLTVLGLDDAEQEVNLGKIHEMFETGANDVMVVHATPDSIDAEERMIPWHKDVVQRVDLEAGRIYVNWGVDY; encoded by the coding sequence ATGACACCAACACAGAATGTTCCCGAAGATCGTATTCAGATTGGACAGTTACGTTCAGCATATGGATTAAATGGGTGGCTCTGGGTCTATTCCAATACAGAACCCATGAGCAACATCTTTGACTATCTGCCCTGGTACATTGAGACCAAGGCGGGTTGGCAAATTGTCGATGTAAAACGTTGGAAACCACATGGCAAAGGCCTGGTTGTGTCGCTAAAAGGTGTGAGTGATCGCACTGGCGCAGACGAACTGGTTGGCTCCAATGTCTGGATTTCAAAATCGCAGCTTCCACAAGCAGGTATGGATGAGTATTACTGGACAGATTTGAAAGGCTTAACAGTGTTAGGTTTGGATGACGCTGAACAGGAAGTCAATCTCGGTAAAATCCATGAAATGTTTGAGACGGGTGCCAATGATGTCATGGTGGTTCACGCAACACCAGACAGTATTGATGCTGAAGAGCGTATGATTCCGTGGCATAAAGATGTGGTACAGCGAGTTGATCTTGAAGCTGGTCGTATCTACGTGAATTGGGGCGTAGATTATTAA
- a CDS encoding esterase/lipase family protein, which translates to MKYGLLLAGLLTSTLLGTVQASNTSQVTAKAVSTYAKTKYPIVFSHGMAGFITVGTDQFGLDYWYQILPDLARNGANVWATRVSPFNSSEIRGEQLVQQVEEILALTGAEKVNLIGHSHGGPTIRYVGGAMPDKVASMTGVGAPNTGSPVADLILSAEGTAIEGPLVGIINFVSKAITWAQGLDPKSFPHDSLAGGTSLTRAGAAQFNAKFPIGLPTTPCGEGKLLDNGIYNYSFTGTSTVTNVLDPDSALEVTSWLIDGGKENDGLVSRCSAKFGKTIRDNYNWNHLDEVNQVFGLKSLFAPDPVDVYRQHANRLKQQGL; encoded by the coding sequence ATGAAATACGGACTATTACTCGCTGGTTTACTCACCAGCACACTATTGGGTACTGTTCAGGCATCCAATACCTCACAAGTGACAGCTAAAGCGGTCTCAACTTATGCAAAAACCAAATATCCGATTGTTTTTAGTCACGGTATGGCAGGTTTCATTACCGTAGGTACAGACCAGTTTGGTCTTGATTACTGGTATCAGATTTTGCCCGACTTGGCACGAAACGGCGCCAATGTCTGGGCCACCCGTGTATCGCCATTTAACTCGTCTGAAATTCGTGGCGAACAACTGGTACAACAAGTCGAAGAGATTCTGGCATTAACCGGGGCAGAGAAAGTCAATCTGATAGGCCATTCGCATGGCGGTCCAACTATTCGCTATGTGGGCGGCGCAATGCCAGACAAAGTTGCCTCCATGACAGGTGTTGGTGCTCCAAATACAGGCTCGCCTGTGGCAGACTTAATTTTATCTGCTGAAGGTACAGCTATAGAAGGTCCACTGGTAGGTATCATCAATTTTGTTTCCAAAGCAATTACCTGGGCACAAGGGCTTGACCCAAAGAGTTTTCCGCATGATTCACTTGCAGGAGGAACAAGTTTAACCCGTGCAGGCGCTGCACAGTTTAATGCCAAGTTCCCTATCGGTCTGCCCACCACACCATGTGGGGAAGGTAAACTTCTTGACAACGGTATATATAACTATTCCTTTACAGGTACCAGCACTGTGACCAATGTACTTGATCCGGATTCAGCCTTAGAAGTAACCAGCTGGCTGATTGATGGCGGTAAAGAAAATGATGGCCTGGTGTCACGTTGCAGTGCCAAGTTTGGTAAAACCATCCGCGATAACTATAACTGGAACCATTTAGATGAAGTCAATCAAGTATTTGGTCTGAAATCTTTATTTGCACCGGATCCGGTAGATGTTTACCGTCAGCATGCCAACCGTTTAAAACAGCAAGGCTTATAA
- a CDS encoding type IV pilin protein has product MNKIRAFTLIELMIVVAIIAIFAAIAFPSYQQYMERQDLAIARQEALRIAAELERFKAKNFSYKGFDASYLYSYTGTDAEGNPTTASYYDAETGQLLLPIGSTASTAKYTLTLANNGTGYKPLTFAKDSDGNETAASASVNGLSWVMSLQRAKDTSGEPKQPRNYDLLLNSAGVRCMTKVKDVVTSYRGCGGYGEVW; this is encoded by the coding sequence ATGAATAAAATACGTGCATTTACCCTGATTGAGCTGATGATTGTGGTCGCGATTATTGCAATTTTTGCAGCAATTGCATTTCCTTCATATCAACAATATATGGAACGACAGGACCTGGCAATTGCACGGCAGGAAGCATTACGCATTGCTGCTGAACTGGAGAGGTTTAAAGCAAAAAATTTTAGTTATAAAGGTTTTGATGCCAGTTATTTGTATAGTTATACAGGAACTGATGCTGAGGGAAATCCGACAACAGCAAGTTATTATGACGCTGAAACAGGACAATTATTGTTGCCAATAGGTTCAACTGCTTCAACAGCGAAATATACCTTAACGCTAGCCAATAATGGCACGGGATATAAACCTTTGACTTTTGCCAAAGATTCAGATGGTAATGAAACAGCGGCTTCTGCCAGTGTTAATGGTCTGAGTTGGGTGATGTCGTTACAGCGGGCTAAAGATACTTCAGGCGAGCCAAAACAGCCACGAAACTATGATTTATTGTTGAATAGTGCTGGGGTGCGCTGTATGACAAAAGTGAAAGATGTTGTTACAAGTTATAGGGGCTGTGGCGGGTATGGCGAGGTATGGTAA
- the trmD gene encoding tRNA (guanosine(37)-N1)-methyltransferase TrmD has product MFFAVITLFPEMFEAITAYGISGRAAKREIVQVTCINPRDYAEGNYKRVDERPFGGGPGMVMMAEPLAKAISHAKELAMQAGCVQVPVVYMSPQGKTLNEPAVQQFVEYDGLIVLCGRYEGVDERLIQHYVDQEWSIGDYVLSGGELPAMVLLDSIIRRLPGAMSDEQSHVQDSFVDGLLDCPQYTKPDHFEGLDVPEVLKSGHHANIEKWRFLQRYQRTLERRPELVEKVELTKQQKKWLKDSQEQSK; this is encoded by the coding sequence ATGTTTTTTGCAGTCATTACGCTTTTTCCTGAAATGTTTGAAGCGATTACAGCCTACGGTATCAGCGGGCGTGCGGCAAAACGTGAAATAGTACAAGTCACTTGTATTAATCCTCGCGATTATGCTGAGGGCAACTACAAAAGAGTGGATGAACGTCCATTTGGTGGTGGTCCCGGTATGGTGATGATGGCAGAGCCTTTGGCTAAAGCAATCAGCCATGCCAAAGAGCTTGCAATGCAAGCAGGATGTGTTCAGGTTCCCGTGGTGTATATGTCGCCACAAGGAAAAACCTTAAACGAACCTGCAGTACAGCAATTTGTCGAATATGACGGATTGATTGTGTTGTGTGGACGTTATGAAGGCGTTGATGAACGTTTGATCCAGCATTATGTTGATCAGGAATGGTCAATTGGAGATTACGTCTTGTCGGGCGGTGAACTGCCTGCGATGGTTTTATTGGACAGTATTATCCGGAGACTTCCGGGTGCCATGTCAGATGAACAATCTCACGTGCAAGATTCATTTGTGGATGGTCTTTTAGATTGCCCACAATATACTAAGCCAGACCATTTTGAAGGTTTGGATGTGCCTGAAGTACTTAAATCCGGGCATCATGCAAATATTGAAAAATGGCGGTTTTTGCAGCGCTATCAACGCACCTTGGAACGCCGGCCTGAGCTGGTTGAAAAGGTAGAGTTGACCAAGCAGCAAAAAAAATGGCTCAAAGATTCGCAAGAACAGAGTAAATAA
- the rplS gene encoding 50S ribosomal protein L19 — translation MSGKHPLVQAVENAQLKQDIPAFAPGDTVVVQVKVKEGDRERLQAFEGVVIAKKNRGLNSAFTVRKISSGVGVERVFQTHSPIVAGIEVKRRGDVRRAKLYYLRELSGKAARIREKLPARKTKA, via the coding sequence ATGAGTGGTAAGCATCCTTTAGTACAAGCTGTTGAAAATGCTCAGCTTAAACAAGACATCCCAGCTTTTGCACCAGGTGACACAGTAGTTGTTCAAGTAAAAGTAAAAGAAGGCGACCGTGAACGTCTACAAGCGTTCGAAGGCGTTGTAATCGCTAAGAAAAACCGTGGCTTGAACTCTGCGTTCACAGTACGTAAAATTTCTAGCGGTGTTGGTGTTGAGCGTGTATTCCAAACTCACTCACCAATCGTTGCTGGTATCGAAGTGAAACGTCGTGGTGACGTTCGTCGTGCTAAACTTTACTACCTACGTGAATTGTCTGGTAAAGCTGCACGTATTCGTGAAAAATTACCAGCTCGTAAAACTAAAGCTTAA
- a CDS encoding transposase → MIRRIKNASTATCTLPIYMGFLMTEPNSISCTQLAETYNISHDSVNRFLEREDYTPHDLYQEAIQHIDNNKLIVSIDDTVLDKPYSQHMDLVSYFWSGKHHRSVKGINLITLYATDQNGQNIPINFRIYDKSESKTKNDYFMDMLSEVLSWGAKIQFITGDSWYSSTGNLKTIRKYGIRFMFGIDCNRKVSPEKGQWFQLRLLPNFHQGQVVWLKDFGFVQLFKTQLKEQQRFYIVHQDEDDLLSFESFHELHSSHWKIEQYHRVIKQVCHIEKFQVRRSKLILNHIFSALMAYVEIQKNQFERIFENVYRWQKKLFRPMIKNFIDDFILDKNHLLPQRIYK, encoded by the coding sequence GTGATCAGACGAATTAAAAATGCTTCTACAGCAACTTGTACTCTACCCATTTATATGGGCTTTCTCATGACAGAACCGAACTCTATTAGCTGCACACAACTTGCCGAGACTTATAACATCTCGCATGATAGTGTAAATCGCTTTCTAGAGCGTGAAGACTACACACCTCACGACCTATATCAAGAAGCAATTCAACATATTGATAATAATAAACTTATAGTCAGTATTGATGATACTGTTTTAGATAAACCGTATAGTCAGCATATGGACTTAGTTAGCTATTTTTGGTCAGGCAAACACCACCGATCCGTCAAGGGTATTAATCTCATTACCTTGTATGCGACAGATCAAAATGGTCAAAATATTCCAATTAATTTCCGAATTTATGACAAATCTGAAAGTAAAACCAAGAATGATTACTTTATGGATATGTTAAGTGAAGTACTCAGTTGGGGTGCAAAGATTCAATTTATTACAGGTGATAGTTGGTATTCATCGACTGGAAATCTAAAAACCATAAGAAAATATGGTATTCGATTTATGTTTGGTATCGACTGTAACCGTAAGGTTTCCCCAGAAAAAGGACAATGGTTTCAACTGCGTTTATTGCCAAATTTCCATCAGGGTCAAGTGGTCTGGCTCAAAGATTTTGGCTTTGTACAATTATTTAAGACTCAGTTAAAAGAACAGCAGAGGTTTTATATTGTGCATCAAGATGAAGATGATTTATTGTCCTTTGAGAGTTTTCATGAATTACATTCAAGTCATTGGAAAATAGAACAATATCACCGGGTGATTAAACAGGTTTGTCATATTGAAAAGTTTCAAGTAAGACGATCTAAACTGATTTTGAATCATATTTTTTCAGCCTTGATGGCCTACGTCGAGATACAAAAGAACCAGTTTGAGCGGATCTTTGAAAATGTATATCGTTGGCAGAAGAAATTATTTAGACCAATGATCAAAAACTTCATTGATGACTTTATTCTCGATAAAAATCATCTGCTACCACAGAGAATCTATAAATAA
- a CDS encoding pilus assembly protein PilX — translation MKQQQGATLITVLIVLVLVTLLGTIAVKSGILGLKIATNSQVNALLMGNSDSALFNIENPDQVARQLALDGMFAYFNSSANANDELVFCYRASENSFFKLSKASAITADGLTTKIGVDGFCKANQFAMGRSAVLSQVYLTKNITTSTPFGGAPKGTSLGQSNVPVTTNNLGATVISVLPSFSGATAGEIESCFKQRASAVGACFEGLGIPYNMQHSDYTVGGQPKLTS, via the coding sequence ATGAAACAACAACAAGGTGCAACGCTTATTACGGTTTTGATTGTATTGGTGCTTGTGACATTACTGGGCACAATTGCTGTGAAATCTGGAATTTTAGGACTGAAAATTGCAACTAATAGTCAGGTGAATGCTTTATTGATGGGGAATTCTGACTCTGCTTTATTTAATATCGAGAACCCCGATCAAGTGGCAAGGCAGTTGGCATTAGATGGCATGTTTGCTTATTTCAACTCTTCAGCAAACGCTAATGATGAATTGGTATTTTGTTATCGTGCATCGGAAAATTCTTTTTTTAAATTATCTAAAGCTAGCGCGATTACAGCGGATGGATTAACGACCAAGATTGGTGTTGATGGCTTTTGTAAAGCCAATCAATTCGCAATGGGGCGTTCTGCAGTGCTCTCACAAGTATATTTAACCAAAAATATTACAACATCCACACCATTCGGTGGCGCGCCCAAAGGAACAAGTCTTGGGCAAAGCAATGTACCTGTAACAACAAATAATCTCGGGGCAACTGTCATTTCAGTCTTACCAAGTTTTTCGGGTGCAACTGCTGGCGAAATAGAATCCTGTTTCAAGCAGCGTGCTTCGGCAGTAGGGGCGTGTTTTGAGGGGTTAGGTATTCCCTATAACATGCAGCATTCAGACTATACCGTTGGCGGTCAGCCGAAGTTGACATCGTAA